The uncultured Roseibium sp. genome contains a region encoding:
- the dgcA gene encoding N-acetyl-D-Glu racemase DgcA — translation MSISVSLETERFEIAGGFAISRGSRTHAEVLVVILSDGSVRAHGECVPYARYGESLDTVADQIRAIAPDIEAGLTRAELQDAMPAGAARNAVDCAFWDLEAKKSGKTAADLAGLAALKPVTTAYTISVGTPETMAEAARKAASRPLLKVKLAGSGDPERIRAVRANAPDARLIIDANEAWNESCFAENMAACLETGVELIEQPLPANDDGALERLERPVTVCADESLHTRKDLATLRKRYDAVNIKLDKAGGLTEALLLLEDARAHGFKTMIGCMLGTSLAMAPAMLLAQTADYVDLDGPLLLTQDREPGLKFEGSLLYPPEPALWG, via the coding sequence ATGAGCATCTCCGTCAGCCTGGAAACCGAACGTTTCGAGATCGCGGGCGGGTTCGCCATTTCCCGCGGCAGCCGCACCCACGCCGAAGTCCTCGTCGTTATCCTGAGCGACGGCTCCGTCCGGGCTCACGGCGAATGCGTTCCCTACGCCCGCTACGGCGAAAGCCTCGATACCGTGGCCGACCAGATCAGGGCGATCGCCCCCGACATTGAAGCCGGACTGACCCGGGCGGAGCTGCAGGACGCAATGCCCGCAGGTGCGGCCCGCAACGCGGTCGACTGCGCCTTCTGGGATCTTGAAGCGAAGAAGTCGGGGAAAACGGCAGCGGATCTCGCAGGCCTGGCCGCGCTGAAGCCGGTCACGACCGCCTACACCATCAGCGTCGGCACGCCCGAGACCATGGCGGAGGCGGCCCGCAAGGCGGCCTCCCGGCCTTTGTTGAAAGTCAAGCTCGCCGGATCCGGCGATCCGGAACGCATCCGCGCCGTGCGCGCCAATGCCCCCGATGCACGTCTGATCATCGATGCCAACGAAGCCTGGAACGAAAGCTGCTTTGCCGAAAACATGGCCGCCTGCCTGGAAACCGGCGTCGAACTCATCGAACAGCCGCTGCCGGCGAACGATGACGGCGCCCTGGAGCGCCTGGAGCGCCCGGTCACCGTCTGTGCGGATGAAAGCCTGCATACCCGCAAGGATCTAGCCACCCTGCGCAAGCGCTATGACGCGGTGAACATCAAGCTCGACAAGGCCGGAGGGCTGACCGAAGCCCTCCTGCTTCTGGAGGACGCACGGGCACACGGGTTCAAGACCATGATTGGCTGCATGCTCGGCACGTCGCTTGCCATGGCACCCGCCATGCTGCTGGCACAGACTGCAGACTACGTGGATCTCGACGGCCCGCTGCTGTTAACGCAGGACCGTGAACCGGGACTGAAATTCGAAGGCAGCCTGCTTTACCCGCCCGAACCGGCTCTCTGGGGCTGA
- the dgcN gene encoding N-acetyltransferase DgcN: MEIKHPYLLFLGDVPDALAAKTATGIVDWRKDWCLGQNRLDGCVADTGLPDITIADAAEKGAKTMIVGAVNAGGRLPEHWVSSIVEALEAGMDVASGLHVRLASVDAIREAAERTGRNLYDARHSNETFATGKGTKRSGKRILAVGTDCSVGKKYTALAMDKAMVERGYKSSFCATGQTGVFISGRGVALDAVVADFISGAAEWISPATDDDHWQIIEGQGSLFHPSFAGVTLGLLHGSQPDAFIVCHEPTRTNMRGVQTPLPSIQQVIDLTIQCGKLTNPDIHCIGIAVNTAAMGESEAWGYLAKIGEEHGLPATDPVRFGMDAIVDQIVSEYGAP, translated from the coding sequence ATGGAAATCAAGCATCCTTATCTTTTGTTTCTCGGAGACGTTCCCGATGCGCTGGCGGCCAAGACGGCCACCGGCATCGTCGACTGGAGGAAGGACTGGTGCCTGGGCCAGAATCGTCTGGACGGCTGCGTAGCGGACACGGGCCTGCCCGACATAACCATCGCCGATGCGGCCGAAAAAGGGGCAAAGACGATGATCGTCGGCGCCGTGAATGCAGGCGGACGCCTGCCCGAACACTGGGTCTCGTCGATCGTTGAGGCGCTTGAAGCCGGCATGGATGTCGCCAGCGGTCTGCATGTCCGCCTCGCAAGCGTCGATGCCATCCGCGAAGCCGCGGAACGGACCGGCCGGAACCTTTACGATGCCCGCCACTCCAACGAGACCTTTGCCACCGGCAAGGGCACCAAGCGCAGCGGCAAGCGGATCCTGGCGGTCGGAACCGACTGCTCGGTCGGCAAGAAATACACCGCCCTTGCCATGGACAAGGCAATGGTCGAGCGCGGCTACAAGAGCAGCTTCTGCGCCACCGGCCAGACCGGTGTCTTCATCTCCGGCCGTGGCGTGGCGCTGGACGCAGTCGTCGCCGATTTCATCTCCGGAGCGGCCGAATGGATTTCGCCCGCAACCGATGACGACCACTGGCAGATCATCGAGGGTCAGGGATCCCTGTTCCACCCCTCCTTTGCCGGCGTGACGCTGGGTCTTCTGCACGGGTCCCAGCCCGATGCCTTCATCGTCTGCCATGAACCCACCCGGACCAACATGCGCGGCGTGCAGACGCCCCTGCCGAGCATTCAGCAGGTTATCGACCTGACCATCCAATGCGGCAAGCTGACCAATCCGGACATCCATTGCATCGGAATCGCGGTGAATACCGCCGCCATGGGCGAATCAGAAGCCTGGGGCTATCTGGCCAAGATTGGCGAGGAACACGGACTGCCGGCCACCGATCCGGTCCGCTTCGGCATGGACGCAATCGTCGATCAGATCGTATCGGAATACGGTGCCCCATGA